A single window of Micrococcaceae bacterium Sec5.1 DNA harbors:
- a CDS encoding ATP-dependent DNA helicase, with protein sequence MTATASKARQAAAALRLLPPREIHYAAPDLSPDQRAVVSVRQGGGPVLVPGGPGTGKSTVLVESAVRRVNEDGVDPERILILAPGRHAAAALRDTFTGRLDRSLSTTPARTWASYAFDVIRRAKAEGVLPLPRPPKLLSGPEQDLIIKELLEGHSRPGHQLPWPEDLSAALPTRGFRNEVRQLFDRIIEAGRTAEDLVGLAYECGRPDWMAAAELYGEYRDVLDLRMPEAFDPAGIITTARQIFQDSPAFLAAERDRLQLILVDDAQESNPAVFELLADIAEGKDAVVTYSPDTVVQGFRGARPDLVAELPLLLEGSHEVLERPLWITHRHRPEVAEAWTRVAARISQRSGGQRARRLEQPDSIEGAQENSNGGRVEGHVLPSPVHELRYVAQRILEAQLREGREFGDIAVIVRNGGLISQVQRYLNGQGIPVRVPVADSAVRDEVAVRPLLEVFAVILDPAKLTPETAVSLLTSRIGGASAIELRRLRQSLRREELLGGGGRSSDALLVEALLEPGALASLGIEGNPARRLARMIAAGTAAAAEPGANAESVLWALWHATGLASRWSDAALEGGSAGARADRDLDAMMALFHTAERFVDQLPGSGPEQFLDYLLNQELPMDTLAARAQLEECVEIMTPASAAGREWPVVIVAGLQEGVWPNTRLRGELLGSTLFADAVEHGVDYALGRGPLSRLRDIRYDELRSFSTAVSRAKEILICTAVSSEDEQTSAFLDYVAPLAPGDYKRDYTPVDRPMTLRALVAELRQHAQAEDQDDGESSTAREAARVLARLASVDPPVAGAHPDTWWGLAPLSSEEAVVPAGGTVSVSPSKVEAVHKSPLDWFVQAAGGEAATDFARSLGTLVHTIAQELPDASGAQYVAELVRRWPTLGMKDNWEGKLDYQRAELMVRKLAQYVLIMRSEGRSLLAVEHDFEVQLPDVHLPSACLEEGADDSTGTRHAVLRGQVDRLEIDAEGRLVIVDLKTGKRQPGKAEVARHPQLGAYQAAVLKGAFEDAGTFGEFGKPVPGGAVLAQLGTKTKTPGVQQQDPLEPDDNWAEALVNEAAELMAGATFEARHDPSKGGHGGHGCRLPDICPLCARGKQVTE encoded by the coding sequence GTGACCGCAACAGCTAGTAAAGCCCGCCAAGCCGCGGCAGCCCTCCGCCTGCTTCCGCCGCGCGAGATTCACTACGCGGCACCTGACCTGTCTCCGGACCAGCGTGCGGTGGTGTCAGTCAGGCAAGGAGGCGGACCTGTCCTGGTCCCTGGAGGTCCGGGCACCGGAAAGTCCACAGTGCTGGTCGAATCAGCGGTCCGCCGTGTTAATGAAGACGGCGTAGATCCCGAACGGATCCTTATTCTCGCCCCTGGCCGACACGCTGCGGCCGCCTTGCGGGACACCTTCACCGGTCGCCTGGACAGGAGCCTCAGTACGACGCCCGCACGCACCTGGGCGTCGTACGCGTTCGACGTCATCCGGCGCGCCAAAGCGGAAGGCGTCCTGCCGTTGCCCCGGCCGCCCAAGCTCCTGTCCGGACCGGAACAGGATCTGATCATCAAGGAGTTACTGGAGGGCCATTCCCGCCCAGGGCACCAGTTGCCCTGGCCAGAGGACCTCTCCGCAGCGCTGCCCACCCGTGGTTTCCGCAACGAGGTCCGCCAATTATTTGATCGCATTATCGAGGCCGGCCGCACTGCAGAGGACCTGGTGGGCCTCGCCTATGAATGTGGGCGTCCGGATTGGATGGCAGCTGCCGAGCTCTACGGTGAGTACAGGGATGTTTTGGACCTCCGAATGCCCGAGGCCTTCGATCCCGCGGGGATCATCACCACGGCGCGCCAGATTTTTCAGGACTCGCCCGCTTTCCTGGCCGCTGAGCGCGACCGCCTGCAGCTGATTCTCGTGGACGACGCCCAGGAATCCAATCCTGCCGTGTTTGAACTCCTCGCGGATATTGCCGAGGGCAAGGACGCCGTAGTTACATATTCGCCAGACACGGTGGTGCAAGGCTTTCGCGGAGCGCGGCCGGACCTTGTCGCCGAGCTGCCCTTGCTGCTCGAAGGAAGCCACGAGGTTCTTGAGCGGCCACTGTGGATCACCCATCGTCACCGACCCGAGGTGGCGGAGGCCTGGACAAGGGTTGCCGCACGTATCTCCCAACGATCCGGAGGCCAACGGGCCAGGCGCCTCGAACAGCCGGACTCCATCGAAGGCGCTCAGGAAAACAGCAACGGGGGGCGGGTGGAAGGGCATGTGCTGCCTTCTCCCGTCCATGAGCTCCGGTATGTTGCACAGCGGATTCTGGAAGCCCAGTTGCGTGAGGGCCGGGAGTTTGGTGACATCGCCGTCATTGTCCGCAATGGTGGATTGATCTCGCAGGTCCAGCGTTACCTCAACGGACAGGGAATCCCCGTGCGTGTTCCGGTGGCTGATTCCGCAGTACGGGACGAGGTGGCCGTCCGGCCCCTCCTGGAGGTCTTCGCTGTCATCCTTGACCCGGCCAAGCTCACTCCTGAGACCGCTGTTTCCCTCCTGACTTCGCGTATTGGTGGAGCCTCCGCCATTGAGCTGCGCCGCCTCCGGCAATCTCTCCGACGCGAGGAGCTCCTTGGCGGCGGCGGACGTTCCAGTGACGCTTTGCTGGTGGAAGCGCTGCTTGAACCCGGAGCGCTCGCCTCGTTGGGGATTGAAGGGAACCCTGCCCGGCGGCTTGCACGGATGATCGCTGCCGGCACCGCCGCAGCGGCCGAGCCGGGGGCCAATGCGGAATCTGTCCTCTGGGCGCTGTGGCATGCCACGGGCTTGGCTTCGCGCTGGTCTGACGCCGCCTTGGAAGGGGGGAGTGCCGGGGCCCGCGCTGACCGCGACCTTGACGCCATGATGGCGCTGTTCCACACAGCTGAGCGGTTTGTGGATCAACTGCCTGGCTCCGGCCCGGAACAGTTCCTCGATTACTTGTTGAACCAGGAACTTCCGATGGACACCCTTGCGGCGAGGGCCCAGCTTGAGGAATGCGTGGAAATCATGACTCCCGCCAGTGCTGCAGGCCGCGAATGGCCTGTCGTGATCGTGGCTGGCCTGCAGGAAGGTGTCTGGCCGAACACCCGTCTACGCGGCGAACTCCTGGGCAGTACCCTGTTTGCGGACGCCGTGGAGCATGGAGTTGACTACGCGCTGGGCCGCGGGCCCCTCAGCAGGCTGAGGGACATTCGCTACGACGAACTCAGGAGTTTCTCCACAGCGGTCTCGCGCGCCAAGGAGATCCTCATCTGCACGGCAGTCTCCTCCGAGGACGAACAAACATCGGCCTTCCTGGATTATGTAGCCCCCTTGGCTCCCGGCGATTACAAGCGTGACTACACCCCGGTGGATCGTCCAATGACCCTGCGTGCGCTGGTAGCTGAGTTGAGACAGCACGCCCAGGCTGAGGATCAGGACGACGGCGAATCGTCCACCGCGCGCGAAGCAGCGCGGGTGCTGGCTCGCCTCGCGTCTGTTGATCCACCAGTAGCGGGAGCCCATCCGGATACATGGTGGGGTTTGGCTCCCTTGAGCTCCGAGGAAGCGGTGGTCCCGGCGGGAGGCACTGTTTCCGTATCGCCATCCAAGGTGGAGGCTGTCCACAAGTCCCCACTGGACTGGTTTGTGCAAGCGGCCGGGGGAGAAGCTGCCACCGACTTCGCACGGAGCCTTGGCACACTGGTCCACACCATTGCACAGGAGCTGCCGGACGCTTCGGGTGCGCAGTACGTTGCCGAACTCGTTCGCCGCTGGCCCACCCTTGGCATGAAGGACAATTGGGAGGGCAAGCTCGATTACCAGCGCGCGGAACTGATGGTTCGCAAGTTAGCGCAGTACGTGCTCATCATGCGCAGCGAAGGCCGGAGCCTGCTCGCGGTGGAGCACGACTTCGAAGTCCAACTTCCTGACGTCCACCTTCCTTCTGCATGTCTGGAGGAAGGCGCGGATGATTCCACAGGCACCCGGCACGCTGTGCTTCGCGGACAGGTTGACCGCTTGGAAATCGACGCCGAAGGCCGTTTGGTGATCGTCGATCTCAAGACCGGAAAACGCCAGCCGGGCAAGGCCGAAGTGGCCCGGCACCCTCAGCTGGGGGCGTACCAGGCAGCGGTTCTCAAAGGTGCATTTGAGGATGCGGGCACGTTTGGGGAGTTCGGCAAACCTGTTCCCGGTGGGGCCGTCCTTGCACAGCTGGGAACCAAGACCAAAACCCCCGGGGTTCAACAACAGGATCCACTCGAGCCTGACGACAACTGGGCAGAGGCTTTGGTCAATGAGGCCGCTGAACTCATGGCCGGCGCAACGTTCGAGGCCCGGCACGATCCGAGCAAAGGGGGACACGGCGGACATGGCTGCCGTCTACCCGATATTTGCCCACTGTGCGCCAGAGGAAAGCAGGTCACTGAATGA
- a CDS encoding MGMT family protein produces the protein MRMEYVTAVLAVVDLVPPGTAVSYGDVAELLGAGGPRQVGAVMSHYGSSAAWWRVLRASGDAPPGHEAEALRHYIQESTPLHGAFEQFLRTGEGRWRVDLGTARWAPTDPDFDLIDVISDQLERQLHILSVPDDEMTV, from the coding sequence ATGCGGATGGAGTATGTGACGGCGGTACTGGCTGTCGTGGACCTTGTTCCGCCAGGCACGGCCGTGTCATATGGTGACGTCGCCGAACTCCTTGGAGCCGGCGGACCCAGGCAAGTGGGCGCGGTGATGAGCCACTACGGCAGTTCCGCAGCTTGGTGGCGCGTCCTGCGGGCAAGCGGTGATGCCCCGCCCGGCCACGAGGCAGAGGCCCTGCGCCATTACATTCAGGAATCCACGCCGCTGCACGGCGCCTTTGAGCAGTTCCTGCGGACAGGTGAGGGCCGCTGGCGTGTGGACCTCGGCACTGCACGATGGGCACCAACTGATCCTGATTTCGATCTTATTGATGTGATCTCGGACCAGTTGGAGCGTCAGCTCCATATTTTGTCGGTGCCCGATGATGAAATGACTGTGTGA
- a CDS encoding 3'-5' exonuclease: MSSWNTLPRAAFDLETTGKNSRSARIVTASITVVDAHGQLIKEHEWLADPGVEIPLEASEVHGVTTEKARAEGRPAAEVTREVAAVLQELFDDDTPVIAFNASYDFTVLAAESARHGVPQLTRFPVLDPYVMNKQVDRYRKGKRTLTALCEEYGVNLDNAHTSAADALATLRVLDAMAGKFPKLQMPASKLHHLQVDWAASQAADFQQYLRRSKPTAVIEGEWPVLPPEDASRGGF, translated from the coding sequence ATGAGCTCCTGGAATACCCTCCCCCGCGCTGCCTTCGACCTCGAAACCACAGGGAAGAATTCCCGTTCCGCCCGCATCGTCACGGCTTCAATCACTGTGGTGGACGCGCACGGACAGCTCATCAAAGAGCATGAGTGGCTGGCGGACCCCGGGGTGGAGATTCCTCTGGAGGCCAGCGAGGTCCACGGAGTGACGACAGAGAAAGCCCGCGCCGAAGGCCGCCCTGCGGCCGAAGTCACCCGCGAGGTGGCAGCAGTTCTTCAGGAATTGTTCGACGACGACACTCCCGTCATTGCTTTCAACGCCAGCTACGACTTCACGGTGCTCGCCGCCGAGTCAGCACGGCATGGTGTCCCGCAATTGACCCGTTTCCCGGTACTGGACCCATATGTGATGAACAAGCAGGTGGACCGGTACCGTAAGGGCAAGCGCACCTTGACAGCTTTATGCGAGGAATATGGTGTGAACCTGGACAACGCCCACACCTCCGCCGCGGACGCCTTGGCGACACTGCGCGTTTTGGATGCCATGGCTGGCAAATTCCCCAAGTTGCAAATGCCGGCCTCCAAGCTGCACCATTTGCAGGTGGACTGGGCCGCATCCCAAGCTGCTGACTTCCAGCAGTATCTGCGGCGAAGCAAGCCCACCGCTGTCATCGAAGGCGAGTGGCCGGTACTGCCACCCGAGGATGCCAGTCGAGGCGGCTTCTGA
- a CDS encoding ABC transporter substrate-binding protein — translation MKFKALKWLSAAPVAAALAISLAACGGGTSQPSGSPTDALAGSDQQTLDKYTTPDVTALDKIDKSKLGLVTDGTLRVGTLSDAPPNIFIDPSGKFTGYDNELLRAIGDKLGLKVEFASTDFSALLSQVANKQFDVGSSSISTTDARRKTVGFTNGYDFGYMAVVTKNDAKVTGFADLKEGVRIGVVQGTVQDDYVTNTLKLEPVRFPDYNTVYGNVKNGQIDAWVAPSQQASGQVKEGDGTKIAEKVVNTQNFTAYAVNKDNQPLIDALNAGLDAVIADGTWTKLTSEWYKDRPTAAEQTPQGWKPGSKAVQIPAK, via the coding sequence ATGAAATTCAAAGCCCTCAAGTGGCTGTCTGCTGCTCCCGTAGCGGCGGCCCTGGCGATCTCCTTGGCAGCATGCGGCGGAGGAACCTCCCAGCCCAGCGGCTCGCCCACCGATGCCCTCGCGGGCAGCGACCAGCAGACCCTGGACAAGTACACCACCCCGGACGTCACAGCGTTGGACAAGATCGACAAGTCCAAGCTGGGCCTCGTCACCGATGGCACCTTGCGTGTTGGCACCCTGTCCGATGCACCGCCGAACATCTTCATCGATCCTTCCGGCAAGTTCACCGGTTATGACAACGAGCTCCTGCGCGCCATCGGCGACAAGCTTGGCCTGAAGGTGGAGTTCGCATCGACTGACTTCTCCGCCCTGCTCTCGCAGGTAGCAAACAAGCAGTTCGACGTCGGATCCTCCTCGATCTCCACCACGGATGCCCGTCGCAAGACCGTCGGTTTCACCAACGGCTACGACTTTGGCTACATGGCCGTTGTGACCAAGAACGACGCCAAGGTCACCGGCTTCGCCGACCTCAAGGAAGGCGTCCGGATCGGCGTCGTCCAGGGCACCGTCCAGGATGACTATGTCACCAACACGCTCAAGCTCGAGCCCGTGCGTTTCCCTGACTACAACACCGTTTATGGCAACGTGAAGAACGGTCAGATCGACGCTTGGGTGGCTCCCTCCCAGCAGGCTTCCGGCCAGGTCAAGGAAGGCGACGGTACCAAGATCGCCGAAAAGGTTGTCAACACGCAGAACTTCACGGCTTACGCGGTGAACAAGGACAACCAGCCGCTGATTGATGCCCTGAACGCCGGGCTGGACGCCGTCATTGCTGACGGTACGTGGACCAAGCTGACCTCCGAGTGGTACAAGGATCGTCCCACCGCGGCCGAGCAGACTCCGCAGGGCTGGAAGCCGGGCAGCAAGGCCGTCCAGATCCCGGCCAAGTAA
- a CDS encoding amino acid ABC transporter permease, with the protein MDILKQLADTFLDWEAMGEVIPKMFAVGLPNTLVLAVISGIIGTLLGMALALMGISRNAAARWIARIYTDVLRGLPPVLTILVIGFGFGPIIRELTGSTSPYPMAIAALSLMSGAYIGEIFRSGIQSVDKGQLEASRALGFGYGASMRLVVVPQGIRRVLPALVNQLIALIKESSLVFLLGLLATEREIFQIGKDAAATSGNLSPYVAAAIFYLVLTIPLTHFVNWIDARFRSGRPEKKEPDDAAAVVGKGAHA; encoded by the coding sequence ATGGATATCCTCAAGCAACTGGCTGACACCTTCCTTGACTGGGAGGCGATGGGCGAAGTCATTCCCAAGATGTTTGCCGTCGGCCTGCCGAACACCCTGGTGCTCGCTGTCATTTCGGGCATCATCGGGACCCTGCTGGGCATGGCCCTGGCCCTGATGGGGATTTCCCGGAACGCCGCGGCCCGGTGGATTGCACGCATCTACACGGACGTCCTCCGCGGACTTCCGCCCGTGCTGACCATTCTGGTCATCGGATTCGGCTTTGGCCCCATCATCCGTGAACTGACCGGTTCCACGAGCCCCTACCCGATGGCCATCGCAGCATTGTCTTTGATGTCGGGGGCATACATCGGCGAGATCTTCCGCTCCGGTATCCAGAGCGTGGATAAGGGACAGCTCGAAGCGTCCCGTGCCTTGGGGTTCGGCTACGGCGCTTCCATGCGTTTGGTAGTGGTTCCCCAAGGCATCCGCCGAGTGCTTCCTGCCTTGGTCAATCAACTCATTGCCCTGATCAAGGAATCCTCCCTCGTCTTCCTGCTGGGCCTGCTGGCCACTGAGCGCGAGATCTTCCAGATCGGCAAGGACGCGGCTGCGACCAGCGGCAACCTCTCGCCTTATGTGGCTGCGGCCATCTTCTACCTGGTGCTCACTATTCCGCTCACGCACTTCGTGAACTGGATTGATGCCCGCTTCCGTTCAGGCAGGCCTGAAAAGAAAGAACCGGACGATGCCGCGGCGGTCGTCGGGAAGGGAGCCCACGCATGA
- a CDS encoding amino acid ABC transporter ATP-binding protein, with amino-acid sequence MSEFTSGTLTAQNIHLSFGTNHVLRGIDLHVEKGTTASVIGPSGSGKSTLLRVMNRLIEPDQGDILLDGRSVLKDNPDELRRRIGMVFQQFNLFPHKTVAENISLALRKIRGLSKEQAREEALAQLDLVGLKHRADARPANLSGGQQQRVAIARALAMKPEVMFFDEATSALDPELVKGVLALMTDLAQGGMTMVVVTHEMGFSRNVSDVVTFMDAGVVVESGPPEQLFNSPRTERLQGFLSDVL; translated from the coding sequence ATGAGTGAATTTACATCCGGCACATTGACGGCACAGAACATACATTTGTCGTTCGGCACCAACCATGTCCTGCGGGGAATCGACCTGCACGTTGAGAAGGGCACCACGGCTTCGGTCATCGGCCCCTCGGGTTCCGGCAAGTCAACGCTGCTCCGCGTGATGAACCGACTCATCGAACCTGACCAGGGCGACATCCTGTTGGACGGCCGTTCCGTCCTCAAGGACAATCCCGACGAGCTCCGGCGTCGCATCGGCATGGTGTTCCAGCAATTCAACCTCTTCCCCCACAAGACGGTGGCCGAGAACATCTCTCTGGCGCTCCGTAAGATTCGTGGACTGTCAAAGGAACAAGCACGTGAGGAGGCTTTGGCCCAACTGGACCTGGTCGGCCTCAAGCACAGGGCCGATGCCCGCCCTGCCAACCTTTCGGGTGGCCAGCAACAGCGCGTAGCCATTGCCCGCGCGCTTGCCATGAAGCCCGAGGTTATGTTCTTCGATGAGGCCACTTCCGCGCTGGACCCGGAACTCGTCAAGGGCGTACTTGCCCTGATGACCGATCTCGCGCAGGGAGGCATGACCATGGTGGTGGTTACCCACGAGATGGGCTTCTCCCGCAACGTCTCAGACGTAGTGACGTTCATGGACGCCGGCGTAGTTGTGGAATCAGGTCCGCCGGAGCAGCTGTTCAACAGCCCCCGGACAGAGCGGCTCCAAGGATTCCTCTCGGACGTCCTCTAG
- a CDS encoding IS982 family transposase translates to MNTQLNTLLTTLYVYLDDHVLPDLGVSRARRPGRKPVLSDAELLCLAVAQHLLGFSSETRWIRYSRIHLSGMFPGIPHQSGYNKRLRAAGPVIAAAITALARDTPSWHEVLRLVDSTPVPCGMSRETVKRSDLSGHAGYGYCASHSRFFWGLRLYLISTPEGMPVIWGLANPKIGEREVTQALLEHDHHLIRAGQVILGDKGFAGRDFERFITEDLGAHLIRPDRKDEKPRFGKLGGIRQWIESVFDTLKGQLGLEEHGGRTMAGVYARVAARLLALAAGIWHNWRINAPRKRSLIAYDH, encoded by the coding sequence GTGAACACGCAACTAAACACTCTCCTGACCACACTTTACGTCTATTTGGATGACCATGTGCTGCCGGACCTGGGTGTGTCCAGGGCTCGCCGGCCGGGCCGGAAACCGGTGCTGAGCGACGCTGAGCTGCTCTGCCTGGCCGTGGCACAGCACCTGCTCGGCTTCTCCTCGGAGACCAGGTGGATCCGTTATTCACGGATCCACCTGTCCGGCATGTTCCCGGGCATTCCGCACCAATCCGGCTATAACAAGCGTCTCCGGGCCGCGGGCCCTGTGATCGCGGCCGCCATCACCGCGCTGGCACGGGACACCCCGTCCTGGCACGAGGTCCTGCGCCTGGTCGATTCCACCCCCGTGCCGTGCGGCATGTCCCGGGAAACCGTCAAACGCTCCGACCTGTCCGGGCACGCCGGCTACGGCTACTGTGCCTCCCACTCCCGGTTCTTCTGGGGCCTGCGTCTCTACCTGATCAGCACCCCTGAAGGCATGCCCGTGATCTGGGGCCTGGCGAACCCGAAGATCGGTGAACGCGAGGTCACCCAGGCCCTACTCGAACACGACCACCACCTCATCCGGGCCGGGCAGGTCATCCTCGGGGACAAAGGCTTCGCCGGCCGCGACTTCGAACGGTTCATCACCGAGGACCTCGGCGCGCACCTGATCCGCCCGGACCGCAAGGACGAGAAACCCCGCTTCGGCAAACTCGGCGGCATCCGACAATGGATTGAATCCGTCTTCGACACCCTCAAGGGCCAACTCGGCCTCGAAGAACACGGCGGACGGACCATGGCCGGCGTCTACGCCCGGGTAGCTGCCAGACTCCTCGCCCTTGCCGCAGGCATCTGGCACAACTGGCGCATCAACGCGCCCCGCAAACGCTCACTCATCGCCTACGACCACTAA
- a CDS encoding glycoside hydrolase family 3 N-terminal domain-containing protein, producing the protein MGQLFMVAAKATGAEPGTMEALTKYHAGNVYLSGRSKAGAAATAAVVASLTGTVSAETTGGLPLFVATDQEGGYVQVLAGPGFSTIPAALVQAGAGPAKLRADATVWGKELLSAGVNVNLAPVVDTVTSPEFAPSNAPIGQFQREYGYVPGQVSNLGNAFAQGMKDAVVAPVVKHFPGLGRVIPNTDVSQNVRDTETTRNDPALEPFRTAITNGVQWVMVSNAYYDQIDPANIAPFSPVVMGQMLRGDAGFKGIILSDDVCSAAQLKPWTTADRAINFFAAGGTMLLCADPGSIPAMYDAVLQKAQSEPDFRTKVDAAALTVLSVKIGK; encoded by the coding sequence GTGGGGCAGCTCTTCATGGTTGCCGCGAAGGCGACGGGTGCTGAGCCAGGCACCATGGAAGCACTCACCAAATACCACGCAGGCAACGTCTACTTGAGTGGTCGCAGCAAGGCCGGGGCTGCTGCCACAGCTGCCGTCGTGGCCTCCCTTACCGGGACCGTTTCCGCCGAAACTACCGGTGGGCTGCCTCTCTTCGTGGCCACAGACCAGGAAGGTGGATATGTCCAGGTCCTGGCTGGTCCGGGTTTCTCCACCATCCCTGCCGCGTTGGTGCAAGCCGGAGCTGGTCCCGCGAAGCTGCGGGCAGACGCCACGGTTTGGGGAAAGGAACTGCTTAGCGCTGGCGTCAACGTCAATCTGGCTCCGGTCGTTGATACTGTGACGAGCCCTGAATTCGCGCCCTCCAATGCACCGATCGGACAATTCCAACGCGAGTACGGATATGTGCCGGGGCAAGTGTCCAACCTCGGAAACGCTTTTGCCCAAGGTATGAAGGACGCGGTCGTGGCACCGGTCGTGAAGCACTTTCCAGGCCTCGGCAGGGTAATTCCCAACACCGATGTCAGCCAGAACGTCAGGGACACTGAAACCACGCGGAATGATCCCGCCTTGGAGCCATTTCGCACAGCCATTACGAACGGCGTGCAATGGGTCATGGTGTCCAATGCCTACTACGACCAAATCGACCCCGCCAACATTGCGCCGTTCTCGCCGGTGGTCATGGGGCAGATGCTTCGCGGGGACGCTGGCTTCAAGGGCATTATCCTCTCGGATGACGTCTGTAGTGCAGCACAGTTGAAGCCGTGGACCACCGCGGACCGTGCCATCAACTTCTTCGCAGCGGGCGGCACGATGCTGCTTTGCGCGGACCCGGGAAGCATCCCCGCCATGTATGACGCCGTACTCCAGAAAGCACAGTCCGAGCCGGATTTTCGTACCAAAGTAGATGCTGCGGCCTTGACGGTGCTGTCGGTGAAGATCGGGAAGTAA
- the hemL gene encoding glutamate-1-semialdehyde 2,1-aminomutase: MTSNTPVSDQLFDRAQSLMPGGVNSPVRAFGSVGGTPKFMVSAKGAYLTDADGKEYVDLVCSWGPALLGHAHPAVLDAVHAAVDRGLSFGASTPDEANLAEIVKERVSAVERLRMVSTGTEATMTAVRLARGFTGRNLIIKFAGCYHGHLDGLLAAAGSGLATLALPGSAGVTAATAAETLVLPYNDLAAVEAAFVKHGNNIAAVITEAAPANMGVVTPAEGFNAGLSRITTEHGALLILDEVLTGFRTGYAGYWGLTGRQEGWAPDLLTFGKVIGGGMPTAALGGRADVMDYLAPVGPVYQAGTLSGNPVAMAAGVATLTHATPDVYAYVDARSLELSAALSSALDAQGVDHSIQRAGNLFSVAFGTSAHGVHNYDDAQGQQAYRYAPFFHSMLDSGIYLPPSVFEAWFLSSAHDDAAMNRIVDALPAAAKAAAAAIA; this comes from the coding sequence ATGACTTCAAACACCCCTGTGTCCGACCAGCTTTTCGATCGAGCCCAGTCCCTCATGCCCGGCGGAGTGAACTCGCCCGTGCGTGCCTTCGGGTCCGTTGGCGGCACTCCGAAATTCATGGTTTCGGCCAAGGGCGCCTACCTCACTGACGCCGATGGCAAGGAATACGTGGATCTCGTCTGCTCGTGGGGCCCGGCCCTGCTCGGGCATGCCCACCCCGCCGTGCTCGACGCCGTGCACGCTGCTGTGGACCGCGGCCTGTCCTTCGGAGCGTCCACCCCGGATGAGGCCAACCTCGCCGAGATCGTGAAGGAGCGCGTGTCCGCCGTCGAACGCCTGCGCATGGTGTCCACGGGCACCGAGGCCACGATGACGGCGGTTCGCCTCGCCCGTGGTTTTACCGGCCGCAACCTGATCATCAAGTTTGCCGGCTGCTACCACGGCCACCTGGACGGCCTGCTGGCAGCAGCAGGTTCCGGCCTCGCGACGTTGGCCCTCCCCGGTTCGGCTGGCGTCACGGCAGCCACCGCCGCTGAGACACTTGTTTTGCCTTACAACGACCTCGCAGCTGTTGAAGCTGCCTTCGTCAAGCACGGCAACAACATCGCGGCCGTGATCACCGAAGCTGCCCCGGCAAACATGGGTGTCGTCACCCCGGCCGAGGGCTTCAACGCCGGGCTGTCCCGCATCACCACGGAACACGGGGCGCTGCTCATCCTCGACGAAGTCCTCACCGGTTTCCGCACCGGTTACGCCGGCTACTGGGGACTCACGGGCCGCCAGGAAGGATGGGCGCCGGACCTGCTGACCTTCGGCAAGGTCATTGGCGGCGGAATGCCGACGGCGGCCCTCGGCGGACGTGCCGACGTCATGGATTACCTCGCACCCGTGGGTCCGGTGTACCAGGCAGGCACGCTGTCAGGAAACCCTGTGGCTATGGCTGCCGGTGTCGCAACGCTTACCCATGCCACGCCTGACGTTTACGCTTATGTCGACGCCCGTTCGCTGGAGCTCTCCGCTGCCCTGTCCTCGGCGCTTGATGCCCAAGGCGTGGACCACTCCATCCAGCGTGCAGGGAACCTGTTCTCTGTTGCGTTCGGTACCTCGGCCCACGGCGTGCACAACTACGACGACGCCCAGGGCCAGCAAGCCTACCGCTACGCACCGTTCTTCCACTCAATGCTGGACTCCGGCATCTACCTGCCGCCATCGGTCTTCGAAGCATGGTTCCTGTCCTCGGCGCATGACGACGCTGCCATGAACAGGATCGTTGACGCACTCCCGGCTGCTGCCAAGGCTGCAGCCGCCGCGATCGCCTAA